A genomic segment from Nicotiana tabacum cultivar K326 chromosome 7, ASM71507v2, whole genome shotgun sequence encodes:
- the LOC142162128 gene encoding uncharacterized protein LOC142162128 produces the protein MTKTSTRETPFSLVYDAEALIPVEIGEPSTRYTQVAEESNEEEMRIILDLLEERRKIALIRMAARKQIIERYYNRKAHLRYFKIGNFVLKKVFQSTKAANVGKLSPNWEGPYKIRGITGKRWLRVRNHGWQSSTLELECCSFEEAKS, from the exons ATGACAAAAACGAGTACACGAGAGACACCATTTTCACTTGTGTACGAtgctgaagccttaattccagttgaaataggtgaaccaaGTACGAGATACACCCAAGTAGCCGAAGAGTCAAATGAGGAGGAGATGCGAATAATACTCGATTTGCttgaagaaaggagaaaaatagCCTTGATAAGGATGGCTGCGCGGAAGCAAATTATTGAGCGATATTACAATCGGAAAGCTCATCttagatacttcaagattgggaaCTTCGTACTCAAGAAAGTTTTTCAGTCAACGAAAGCAGCCAATGtaggaaagttgagtccaaattgggaaggaccttacAAGATTCGAGGTATCACTGGAAAAAGGTGGCTACGAGTTAGAAACCATGGATGGCAAAGTTCTACCCTCGagttggaatgttgttcatttgaagaa gcaaaaagctag